One part of the Schistocerca piceifrons isolate TAMUIC-IGC-003096 chromosome 2, iqSchPice1.1, whole genome shotgun sequence genome encodes these proteins:
- the LOC124777734 gene encoding uncharacterized protein LOC124777734, with amino-acid sequence MYFKNSYRSVFCNLYHIEREIFKGMYVLCLTESVGKMCKSYSFIPTMLQAPTTEKEWEVIAREIGDLWQFPHCIGALDGKHIAFSPSQCVGSSDNKKFDSVVLLAVVDARHHFTLMDMICSNFCCDTDVFFNSRIGIALQENWLHIPEEKVLNGGSIPVPYVVVAGDAFSL; translated from the exons atgtatttcaAAAATAGTTACAGAAGTGTGTTCTGCAATTTGTACCACATTGAAAGGGAAATATTTAAAGGTATGTATGTACTATGTCTTACGGAATCAGTAGGTAAAATGTGCAAGAGTTACTCTTTCATTCCTACTATGTTGCAAGCTCCTACAACAGAAAAAGAATGGGAAGTAATTGCAAGAGAGATTGGTGATTTATGGCAGTTTCCACATTGCATAG GTGCTCTGGATGGGAAACATATTGCATTTTCACCATCACAGTGTGTTGGCTCTTCTGACAATAAGAAATTTGATAGCGTAGTTTTGCTTGCTGTTGTGGATGCACGGCATCATTTCACACTTATGGATATGATTTGTAGCAATTTTTGTTGTGATACAGACGTATTCTTTAATAGTAGAATTGGCATTGCACTGCAAGAAAATTGGCTCCATATTCCTGAAGAAAAAGTTCTTAATGGTGGCAGTATTCCAGTACCTTATGTAGTAGTAGCGGGTGATGCTTTTAGCCTTTAG